One Nicotiana sylvestris chromosome 12, ASM39365v2, whole genome shotgun sequence genomic window carries:
- the LOC104222528 gene encoding aquaporin SIP1-1-like, whose amino-acid sequence MGAVKAAVADFVLTSMWVFCSSTLGVFTYLIASAFGIAQGITTLFITTVLLFVLFFVFGIIGDALGGAAFNPAGTAAFYAAGVGTDSLFSVAARFPAQAAGAVAGALAILEVIPTQYKHMLGGPSLKVDLHNGAIAEGILTFIMTFLVFLIVLRGPRNALLKNWLLAMSTVTMVVTGSKYTGPSMNPANAFGWAYINNWHNTWEQFYVYWICPFVGAIMAAWTFRALFPPPVKQKKPQKAKKN is encoded by the exons ATGGGTGCTGTAAAAGCAGCAGTGGCTGATTTTGTGTTGACATCGATGTGGGTATTTTGTTCATCAACACTTGGGGTTTTCACTTACCTAATTGCTTCTGCTTTTGGAATTGCTCAAGGAATCACTACTCTGTTTATTACTACTGTTCTTCTCTTTGTTCTGTTTTTTGTGTTTGGGATTATTGGTGACGCTTTGGGTGGTGCCGCTTTTAATCCTGCTGGTACGGCCGCCTTTTATGCTGCCGGTGTTGGAACCGACTCTCTCTTCTCTGTTGCCGCTCGATTTCCTGCTCag GCAGCTGGCGCAGTTGCTGGTGCATTGGCGATATTGGAGGTTATTCCTACGCAGTACAAGCACATGCTAGGTGGACCTTCATTGAAAGTTGACTTGCATAACGGAGCCATTGCTGAGGGGATCTTGACTTTCATAATGACCTTTTTGGTCTTTCTTATTGTACTGAGGGGTCCTAGAAATGCACTTCTAAAGAATTGGTTACTTGCAATGTCAACTGTTACCATGGTAGTTACAGGTTCAAAATACACCGGACCGTCTATGAATCCCGCCAAT GCATTTGGTTGGGCGTACATAAACAATTGGCACAACACATGGGAGCAATTTTACGTCTACTGGATCTGTCCCTTCGTAGGAGCAATAATGGCTGCATGGACTTTTCGTGCTCTGTTTCCGCCTCCAGTAAAGCAGAAGAAGCCTCAGAAGGCAAAGAAGAATTGA